A DNA window from Massilia putida contains the following coding sequences:
- the hpf gene encoding ribosome hibernation-promoting factor, HPF/YfiA family gives MNLTISGHHLDVTPAIREYVQNKLERITRHFDQVIDSHVILCIDNLTEKEKRQKAEINLRVAGKIVHVASAAHDLYAAIDMLMDRLDRQVVKYKQMLKDHDNACIKRMSEGGEEAAVAA, from the coding sequence ATGAATCTCACAATCAGCGGACATCATCTCGATGTAACTCCAGCCATCCGAGAATACGTACAGAACAAGCTCGAACGCATCACCCGCCATTTCGATCAAGTGATCGATTCCCACGTCATCCTCTGCATCGACAATCTCACCGAGAAAGAAAAACGCCAGAAAGCGGAGATCAACCTGCGTGTCGCGGGCAAGATCGTCCATGTCGCCAGTGCCGCGCACGATTTATATGCCGCGATCGACATGCTGATGGACCGCCTCGACCGTCAGGTCGTCAAGTACAAGCAAATGCTCAAGGATCATGACAACGCGTGCATCAAGCGCATGTCCGAAGGAGGAGAGGAAGCTGCCGTCGCGGCGTGA
- a CDS encoding enoyl-CoA hydratase/isomerase family protein, protein MTEHVLTRIANRTGIITLDRPKALNSLSLDMVRALTATLLAWREHAGIDAVVIASTSEKALCAGGDIRFFHEAGKATPQTGSPLLEDFFTEEYALNHLIHFYPKPYIALMDGVVMGGGMGIAQGGPDCGLRIVTERSKIAMPEVNIGLFPDVGGSHFLSHAPGRLGHYLGVTGVTIGAADAIYVGLADVFVPAAQLDALRALIESTPGAELPGAIRAFAAPFAPDAGELAAQREAIDRHFGADSVAAVMASLETDASPFAHKTLATMRQRSPLMMSVTREMLVRGASLGVADCLRMERSLVRRTFEHGEVLEGVRALVIDKDNTPQWKPPLLADVTPEMVAWFFAPVWPAHAHPLRDLRDS, encoded by the coding sequence ATGACCGAACACGTACTGACGCGGATCGCCAACCGCACGGGCATCATCACCCTGGACCGACCGAAAGCGCTGAACTCGCTGTCGCTGGACATGGTCCGCGCACTCACTGCGACGCTGCTCGCCTGGCGCGAACATGCCGGCATCGACGCCGTCGTCATCGCCAGCACGAGCGAGAAAGCCTTGTGCGCCGGCGGCGACATCCGCTTCTTCCATGAGGCCGGCAAAGCCACGCCGCAGACGGGCAGTCCGCTGCTGGAAGATTTCTTCACCGAGGAATACGCGCTCAACCACCTGATCCACTTTTACCCGAAGCCGTATATCGCGCTGATGGATGGCGTGGTGATGGGCGGCGGCATGGGCATCGCCCAGGGCGGGCCGGATTGCGGCCTGCGCATCGTGACGGAGCGCTCGAAGATCGCCATGCCCGAGGTGAACATCGGCCTGTTTCCGGACGTGGGCGGCAGCCACTTCCTGTCGCATGCGCCGGGCCGCCTAGGCCACTACCTTGGCGTGACGGGCGTGACCATCGGCGCCGCGGACGCCATCTACGTCGGCCTGGCCGACGTGTTCGTACCGGCCGCCCAACTGGACGCGCTGCGCGCGCTGATCGAGTCGACGCCAGGCGCGGAACTGCCGGGCGCGATCCGCGCGTTTGCCGCGCCGTTCGCGCCCGACGCCGGCGAGCTGGCAGCGCAGCGCGAGGCGATCGACCGCCACTTCGGCGCGGACTCCGTCGCGGCCGTGATGGCATCGCTGGAAACCGATGCGAGCCCGTTCGCGCACAAGACGCTGGCCACGATGCGCCAGCGCTCGCCGCTGATGATGTCCGTGACGCGCGAGATGCTCGTGCGCGGCGCAAGCCTCGGCGTGGCCGACTGCCTGCGCATGGAACGCTCGCTCGTGCGCCGCACGTTCGAACACGGCGAGGTGCTGGAAGGCGTGCGCGCGCTCGTGATCGACAAGGACAATACGCCGCAGTGGAAACCGCCTCTGCTCGCCGACGTCACGCCGGAGATGGTGGCGTGGTTTTTCGCGCCCGTGTGGCCGGCGCACGCGCATCCGCTGCGCGATCTGCGCGATTCGTGA